The DNA segment TACAAATACTCCACCATGTGAATTAATAAAAGGTATTTTATTATATATAAACTTTTCATCTCTTTCTTTTGTATATCCAACTCCTAGCATTAAATCAATCTCATCGTTTTCTAGTAATTCAAAACAATTAGAAAAGGTTGTATATATATATTCCAATTGAATATTTTCTTTTTCTGAAATATAATTTAATATTTCAGGCAATACACCTTTTACTTCATTTTCTTCTTTAATAATTATTGGTGGATATTCATATATACCTACTTTTAATGTTTTACCAAAAGAATAAGCAATAATTATTAGAAAAAGAAACAAACAAATCTTTTTCATAATATCACTCCAAAGTATTATCATTCCATATGGAATTAAATAAATTAATAAAAAAGTTTTTTAGAGAATTTTTTGAAGAAATAATTATATATTCATCATTTTTTTCTCGTGCTCTATAAGTTAAATTATAACTTCCTAACAATACCCCATTTTCATTAATTAAAGCTTTTAAATGCATGTTTCTATATTTGTTTACTATTTTATAGTCTATTCCCTTTAAATACTTAATATTAGAATAATTCATAATATTCCATTTATCGGCTATTATTTTTACTTCAACGTTTCTTGATGCCAATTTTTCTAAATCATACAATATTCTTCCATCAGTAAAAGAAAAAGAAAAAATGTATAAATATTTTTTAGATGAATTAATAAAATTATCAACTACATTATATATATTTTTTGATGGTCCAGTGACAAATTTAATTTTTCCTAAATCTTGAGATTTTACCTCTTTATCTATACTTCTTTTTTTATTACCAAAATTCCCATTTTTAAAGTTATTAAATTCACTTTTAAATAAATCTACTATTTTATTATCTTCAGAATAAACAAATACATTTAAATCTTCAAATATACTACCAGAAGTAAGATTTCCAGTCCCAAATAATACACTTTCATCATCAAAAATAATAAACTTTTCATGTAAATATCCATCTATATTTTTATCGGGTAGTATGTTAGTGCTTTCAAAATTCATCATTTCATATTCAATAAACCCGCGTGTTTTATTACTATCTAAGATATCAAGAAAAGGTGTATCTATACTTAATGAAACAAACTTTACATTATTTGATATTATAACTTTTTCTTTAACAAACTCAAATAATTCATATGATGGAGTCAAGAAAATTTTATAAGAAAAAGAAATTGAATACAGTGTTATAAAAATAATAAAAATTATTTTTCTCATTATATCCTCCAAAAAATATAAAGCCTCAAAAAGGCTTTAATTAAGAACATAAAAAAATACTGCAACAAAATGAGAAATACTACCGCCTAAAACAAATAAATGCCAAATCATATGGCCATATGGCAATTTTCTCCAGATATAAAAAATTGCTCCAATAGTATATAATAATCCACCTGTAACCAGCCATATAATCCCACCAAAAGGCAATGTTGATACTAAAGGTTTAATAGCAAAAATTATTATCCATCCCATGGCTATATATAAAATAGTAGATAATATCGTAAATTTTTTTACAAAAAAAGGTTTCAAAGCTATTCCAATAAAAGCAAGTATCCAAACAGTAATAAAAATAGTCCACCCAATTTTACCGTTTAAAGTTACAAGGGTAAAAGGTGTATACGTTCCTGCAATTAATAGATATATCGCTGAATGATCAAT comes from the Marinitoga litoralis genome and includes:
- the trhA gene encoding PAQR family membrane homeostasis protein TrhA, coding for MKDFDNFEKYTLGEEIANSITHGIGALLSLAGLIVLIIFSLLKGSFLQTISVTIYGISLFLLYLASTLYHSIQNKKVKQVLEVIDHSAIYLLIAGTYTPFTLVTLNGKIGWTIFITVWILAFIGIALKPFFVKKFTILSTILYIAMGWIIIFAIKPLVSTLPFGGIIWLVTGGLLYTIGAIFYIWRKLPYGHMIWHLFVLGGSISHFVAVFFYVLN
- a CDS encoding phospholipase D-like domain-containing protein, with translation MRKIIFIIFITLYSISFSYKIFLTPSYELFEFVKEKVIISNNVKFVSLSIDTPFLDILDSNKTRGFIEYEMMNFESTNILPDKNIDGYLHEKFIIFDDESVLFGTGNLTSGSIFEDLNVFVYSEDNKIVDLFKSEFNNFKNGNFGNKKRSIDKEVKSQDLGKIKFVTGPSKNIYNVVDNFINSSKKYLYIFSFSFTDGRILYDLEKLASRNVEVKIIADKWNIMNYSNIKYLKGIDYKIVNKYRNMHLKALINENGVLLGSYNLTYRAREKNDEYIIISSKNSLKNFFINLFNSIWNDNTLE